Proteins encoded together in one Pseudomonas sp. ADAK13 window:
- the rpiA gene encoding ribose-5-phosphate isomerase RpiA, whose translation MTQDQLKQAVAQAAVDLILPKLDDKSIVGVGTGSTANCFIDALALHKGAFDGAVASSEATAARLKGHGIPVYELNTVSDLEFYVDGADESDAHLNLIKGGGAALTREKIVAAVAKTFICIADASKLVPVLGAFPLPVEVIPMARSHVARELVKLGGDPVYREGVLTDNGNIIIDVFNMQITNPVELERQINAIVGVVTNGLFAARPADVLLLGTAEGVKTLKA comes from the coding sequence ATGACCCAGGATCAACTCAAACAGGCAGTGGCCCAGGCCGCCGTCGATTTAATCCTTCCTAAACTCGACGATAAAAGCATCGTCGGTGTCGGCACCGGTTCCACCGCCAATTGCTTTATCGATGCGCTGGCCCTGCACAAGGGCGCGTTCGACGGCGCGGTCGCCAGCTCCGAAGCCACGGCTGCACGGCTCAAGGGCCACGGTATTCCGGTGTATGAGCTGAACACCGTCAGCGACCTGGAGTTCTACGTCGACGGCGCCGATGAAAGCGACGCCCACCTGAACCTGATCAAGGGCGGCGGCGCAGCCCTGACCCGCGAGAAGATCGTCGCGGCCGTGGCCAAGACCTTCATCTGCATCGCCGACGCCAGCAAGCTGGTGCCGGTACTCGGCGCGTTCCCACTGCCCGTGGAAGTCATCCCGATGGCCCGCAGCCACGTGGCCCGCGAGCTGGTGAAGCTGGGCGGCGACCCGGTGTACCGCGAAGGCGTGCTGACCGACAACGGCAACATCATCATCGACGTGTTCAACATGCAGATCACCAACCCGGTGGAACTGGAGCGCCAGATCAACGCGATCGTCGGCGTCGTCACCAACGGTTTGTTTGCGGCCCGTCCGGCTGACGTATTGCTGCTGGGTACCGCGGAAGGCGTGAAAACCCTCAAGGCATAA
- the ilvA gene encoding threonine ammonia-lyase, biosynthetic, with protein sequence MLEQYVKKILTSRVYDVAVETPLQTARQLSERLGNTVWLKREDLQPVFSFKIRGAYNKLTQLSAEERARGVVTASAGNHAQGLALAAKVLGVKATIVMPKTTPEIKVEGVRSRGGKVVLHGDSFPEALAYSLKLVDEKGYVYIHPYDDPHTIAGQGTVAMEILRQHPGPLDAIFVPVGGGGLIAGIAAYVKYLRPEIKIIGVEPDDSNCLQAAMAAGERVVLPTVGIFADGVAVAQIGQHTFDICKDYVDEVITVSTDEICAAIKDIYDDTRSITEPAGALGVAGIKKYVETRGITGQTLVAIDSGANVNFDRLRHVAERAELGEGREAIIAVTIPEKPGSFKAFCEAVGKRQITEFNYRYHSGREAHIFVGVQTHPENDPRSALIASLTRQGFPVLDLTENELAKLHIRHMVGGHAAHVSDEVVFRFEFPERPGALFNFLNKLGGRWNISMFHYRNHGAADGRVVAGLQVPADERHLVPAALEAIGYPYWDESDNPAYQLFLG encoded by the coding sequence ATGCTTGAACAGTACGTCAAAAAGATCCTCACCTCGCGCGTTTACGACGTTGCCGTAGAAACCCCGCTGCAGACCGCCCGCCAGCTCTCCGAGCGGCTGGGCAACACGGTCTGGCTCAAGCGCGAAGACTTGCAGCCGGTGTTCTCGTTCAAGATTCGCGGCGCCTACAACAAGTTGACCCAACTGAGCGCCGAAGAGCGTGCGCGCGGCGTGGTCACCGCCTCGGCGGGCAACCACGCCCAGGGCCTGGCCCTGGCGGCCAAGGTGCTGGGGGTCAAGGCCACCATCGTGATGCCCAAGACCACCCCCGAGATCAAGGTCGAGGGCGTGCGCTCCCGTGGCGGCAAAGTGGTGCTGCACGGGGATTCTTTCCCGGAAGCCCTGGCGTATTCACTGAAGCTGGTCGACGAAAAAGGCTACGTCTACATTCACCCCTACGATGATCCGCACACCATTGCCGGGCAGGGCACCGTGGCGATGGAGATCCTGCGCCAGCACCCGGGGCCACTGGACGCGATTTTCGTCCCGGTGGGCGGCGGCGGCCTGATCGCCGGTATCGCGGCGTACGTGAAGTACCTGCGGCCCGAAATCAAGATCATCGGCGTCGAGCCGGACGACTCCAACTGCCTGCAAGCCGCCATGGCCGCGGGCGAACGCGTGGTATTGCCGACCGTGGGCATCTTCGCCGACGGCGTGGCGGTGGCGCAGATCGGCCAGCACACCTTCGACATCTGTAAGGATTACGTGGATGAAGTGATCACCGTCAGCACCGATGAAATCTGCGCGGCGATCAAGGACATCTACGACGACACCCGCTCGATCACAGAACCTGCCGGCGCCCTGGGCGTGGCGGGTATCAAGAAATACGTCGAGACCCGTGGCATCACCGGGCAAACCCTGGTGGCCATCGATTCCGGGGCCAACGTCAACTTCGACCGCCTGCGCCACGTGGCCGAGCGCGCCGAGTTGGGTGAAGGCCGCGAAGCCATCATCGCCGTGACCATCCCCGAGAAGCCGGGCAGCTTCAAGGCCTTCTGTGAAGCCGTGGGCAAGCGCCAGATCACCGAATTCAACTACCGCTACCACTCCGGTCGCGAGGCGCACATTTTTGTCGGCGTGCAGACCCACCCGGAAAACGACCCGCGCAGCGCGCTGATCGCCAGCCTCACCCGCCAGGGTTTCCCGGTGCTGGACCTGACGGAAAACGAACTGGCCAAGCTGCACATCCGTCATATGGTCGGTGGCCATGCGGCGCACGTCAGCGATGAAGTGGTGTTTCGCTTCGAATTCCCGGAGCGTCCGGGGGCGCTGTTCAACTTTCTTAACAAATTGGGCGGGCGCTGGAACATCTCGATGTTCCACTATCGCAACCACGGCGCCGCCGACGGGCGTGTAGTGGCGGGCCTGCAAGTGCCGGCGGACGAGCGTCACCTGGTGCCAGCGGCGCTGGAGGCCATTGGCTACCCATACTGGGATGAAAGTGACAACCCGGCCTACCAACTGTTCCTCGGTTGA
- a CDS encoding DUF2269 family protein, producing the protein METLTTLKVIHIAATVLLLLSGLALAVLAWRKRSAGPAYTVQRPWVFVWLLMGICVVSMPFTGWWLVHLIGWPLGQTWILGSSVIYTVAALSWFWLVARLNRLRLGGAGSVNFTVALAVVSLVGFVAIAGLMGAKPV; encoded by the coding sequence ATGGAAACGCTGACCACCCTTAAAGTTATCCACATCGCGGCCACGGTGTTGCTGCTGCTCAGCGGCCTCGCCCTGGCGGTGCTGGCCTGGCGCAAACGCAGCGCAGGGCCTGCCTATACCGTGCAGCGGCCGTGGGTGTTTGTGTGGCTGTTGATGGGCATTTGCGTGGTGAGCATGCCGTTCACCGGCTGGTGGCTGGTGCACTTGATCGGCTGGCCGCTGGGGCAAACGTGGATTCTGGGCTCCAGCGTGATCTACACCGTGGCGGCACTGAGCTGGTTCTGGCTGGTGGCGCGGCTTAATCGACTGCGGTTGGGCGGGGCGGGGAGTGTGAACTTCACCGTGGCGCTGGCGGTGGTGAGCCTGGTGGGGTTTGTGGCGATTGCCGGGTTGATGGGCGCCAAGCCGGTTTAA
- a CDS encoding HAD family hydrolase gives MRLALFDLDNTLLGGDSDHAWGDYLCERGILDAVAYKARNDEFYQDYLAGKLDNAEYLNFCLEILGRTEMAQLDEWHRDYMRDCIEPILLPQAVELLAKHRAAGDKLVIITATNRFVTAPIAERLGVETLIATECEMQDGRYTGRSTDIPCFREGKVTRLNRWLEETGYNLEDSYFYSDSMNDLPLLEQVTHAVAVDPDPNLRAEAEKRGWPVITLRG, from the coding sequence ATGCGCCTGGCTTTATTCGACTTGGACAACACGCTTTTGGGGGGTGACAGCGATCACGCCTGGGGCGATTACCTCTGTGAACGCGGGATTCTCGACGCGGTGGCCTACAAGGCCCGCAACGATGAGTTCTACCAGGATTACCTGGCCGGCAAGCTGGATAACGCCGAGTACCTGAACTTCTGCCTGGAAATCCTCGGCCGCACCGAAATGGCCCAGCTGGATGAATGGCACCGCGACTACATGCGCGACTGCATCGAGCCGATCCTGCTGCCCCAGGCGGTTGAATTGCTGGCCAAGCACCGGGCGGCGGGCGACAAGCTGGTGATCATCACCGCGACCAACCGCTTTGTGACCGCACCGATTGCCGAGCGGTTGGGGGTTGAAACCCTGATTGCCACGGAATGCGAGATGCAGGATGGCCGTTACACCGGGCGCAGTACAGATATCCCGTGCTTTCGCGAGGGCAAGGTGACGCGCTTGAATCGTTGGCTGGAAGAGACCGGGTACAACCTGGAGGACAGCTACTTCTATAGCGATTCGATGAATGACCTGCCGCTGCTGGAGCAGGTGACGCATGCGGTGGCGGTGGATCCGGATCCGAATCTGCGCGCTGAAGCCGAAAAGCGTGGCTGGCCGGTGATCACCCTGCGCGGCTGA
- a CDS encoding RNA pyrophosphohydrolase → MIDPDGFRPNVGIILTNDAGQVLWARRINQDAWQFPQGGINPDETPEDALYRELNEEVGLEREDVQILACTRGWLRYRLPQRLVRTHSQPLCIGQKQKWFLLRLISNEQRVRMDLTGKPEFDGWRWVSYWYPLGQVVTFKREVYRRALKELAPRLLARD, encoded by the coding sequence GTGATCGACCCCGATGGTTTCCGTCCTAATGTCGGGATTATTCTTACGAATGATGCCGGACAGGTGCTATGGGCTCGCCGTATCAACCAAGATGCCTGGCAGTTTCCTCAAGGCGGAATCAACCCCGACGAAACCCCTGAAGACGCCTTGTACCGTGAGTTGAACGAAGAAGTAGGCCTGGAACGCGAAGATGTACAAATTCTGGCCTGCACCCGAGGCTGGTTGCGCTATCGTTTGCCGCAACGTCTGGTCCGCACCCACAGCCAACCGCTGTGCATCGGCCAGAAACAGAAATGGTTTCTCCTGCGCCTGATCTCCAACGAGCAGCGGGTGCGGATGGATTTGACCGGTAAACCGGAGTTCGATGGCTGGCGCTGGGTCAGTTATTGGTATCCGTTGGGCCAGGTGGTGACATTCAAGCGCGAGGTTTATCGTCGCGCTCTTAAAGAGCTTGCCCCGCGCCTTTTAGCGCGCGACTGA
- the ptsP gene encoding phosphoenolpyruvate--protein phosphotransferase, protein MLNTLRKIVQEVNSAKDLKAALGIIVLRVKEAMGSQVCSVYLLDPETNRFVLMATEGLNKRSIGKVSMAPNEGLVGLVGTREEPLNLENAADHPRYRYFAETGEERYASFLGAPIIHHRRVVGVLVIQQKERRQFDEGEEAFLVTMSAQLAGVIAHAEATGSIRGLGRQGKGIQEAKFVGVPGSPGAAVGTAVVMLPPADLDVVPDKTVTDIDAEIILFKTALEGVRNDMRTLSTKLATQLRPEERALFDVYLMMLDDASLGSEVKDVIKTGQWAQGALRQVVTDHVNRFELMDDAYLRERASDVKDLGRRLLAYLQEERSTTLVYPDNTILISEELTATMLGEVPEGKLVGLVSVLGSGNSHVAILARAMGIPTVMGLVDLPYSKVDGIEMIVDGYHGEVYTNPSEVLRKQYAEVVEEERQLSQGLDALRELPCVTLDGHRVPLLVNTGLLADVARAQQRGAEGVGLYRTEVPFMINQRFPSEKEQLAIYREQLSAFHPLPVTMRSLDIGGDKSLSYFPIKEDNPFLGWRGIRVTLDHPEIFLVQTRAMLKASEGLNNLRILLPMISGTHELEEALHLIHRAWGEVRDEGADVPMPPIGVMIEIPAAVYQAKELARQVDFLSVGSNDLTQYLLAVDRNNPRVADLYDYLHPAVLQALQNVVRDAHAEGKQVSICGEMAGDPAAAVLLMAMGFDSLSMNATNLPKVKWMLRQINLSRAKELLAELMTIDNPQVIHSSLQLALKNLGLARMINPASAKSL, encoded by the coding sequence ATGCTCAATACGCTGCGCAAGATCGTCCAGGAAGTTAACTCCGCCAAGGATCTCAAGGCGGCGTTGGGGATTATTGTGTTGCGCGTCAAGGAAGCCATGGGCAGCCAGGTCTGCTCGGTTTACCTGCTGGACCCCGAGACCAACCGTTTTGTCCTGATGGCCACCGAGGGCTTGAACAAGCGCTCCATCGGCAAGGTCAGCATGGCGCCCAATGAAGGTCTGGTGGGCCTGGTGGGGACGCGTGAAGAACCCCTGAACCTCGAAAACGCGGCCGATCACCCGCGTTATCGCTACTTTGCCGAAACCGGCGAAGAGCGTTACGCCTCGTTCCTCGGTGCGCCGATCATTCACCACCGCCGCGTTGTCGGCGTGTTGGTCATCCAGCAAAAAGAACGCCGCCAGTTCGACGAAGGTGAAGAAGCCTTCCTCGTGACCATGAGCGCGCAGCTCGCCGGGGTTATCGCCCACGCCGAGGCCACCGGTTCGATTCGCGGCCTGGGGCGCCAGGGCAAAGGCATCCAGGAAGCCAAGTTCGTCGGCGTGCCGGGTTCGCCGGGTGCTGCCGTCGGTACTGCCGTGGTCATGCTGCCGCCGGCCGACCTGGACGTGGTGCCGGACAAGACCGTCACCGACATCGACGCTGAAATCATCCTGTTCAAGACCGCCCTCGAAGGCGTGCGCAATGACATGCGCACCCTGTCGACCAAGCTGGCCACCCAGTTGCGGCCTGAAGAGCGGGCGCTGTTCGACGTGTACCTGATGATGCTCGACGACGCGTCCCTGGGCAGCGAAGTCAAGGACGTGATCAAGACCGGCCAGTGGGCCCAGGGCGCGCTGCGCCAGGTGGTCACCGATCACGTCAACCGTTTCGAATTGATGGACGACGCCTACCTGCGCGAACGCGCCTCCGACGTGAAAGACCTCGGTCGCCGTCTGCTGGCCTACCTGCAGGAAGAGCGCTCGACCACCCTGGTGTACCCCGACAACACCATCCTGATCAGTGAAGAGCTGACCGCCACCATGCTCGGCGAAGTGCCCGAAGGCAAACTGGTGGGCCTGGTCTCGGTATTGGGTTCGGGCAACTCCCACGTCGCGATCCTGGCCCGGGCCATGGGCATTCCGACGGTGATGGGCCTGGTGGACCTGCCGTATTCCAAGGTCGACGGCATCGAAATGATCGTCGACGGCTACCACGGCGAGGTCTACACCAACCCCAGCGAAGTGCTGCGCAAGCAATACGCCGAAGTGGTGGAAGAAGAACGCCAGCTGTCCCAGGGCCTCGACGCCCTGCGGGAATTGCCGTGCGTGACCCTCGACGGCCACCGTGTACCGCTGCTGGTCAACACCGGCCTGCTGGCGGACGTGGCCCGTGCGCAACAGCGTGGCGCCGAAGGGGTAGGCCTTTACCGCACCGAAGTGCCGTTCATGATCAATCAGCGTTTTCCGAGTGAGAAGGAGCAGCTGGCGATTTATCGCGAGCAACTGTCCGCCTTCCATCCGTTACCGGTGACCATGCGCAGCCTGGACATTGGCGGCGACAAGTCACTGTCGTATTTCCCGATCAAGGAAGACAACCCCTTCCTTGGCTGGCGCGGTATTCGCGTTACCCTCGACCACCCTGAAATCTTTCTCGTCCAGACCCGCGCCATGCTCAAGGCCAGCGAAGGCCTGAACAACCTGCGCATTTTGCTGCCGATGATCTCCGGCACCCACGAGCTGGAAGAAGCCCTGCACCTGATCCACCGGGCCTGGGGCGAAGTGCGCGACGAAGGCGCCGACGTGCCGATGCCGCCGATTGGCGTGATGATCGAGATTCCGGCGGCGGTGTACCAGGCCAAGGAGCTGGCGCGGCAGGTGGACTTCCTGTCGGTGGGCTCCAACGACCTGACCCAATACCTGTTGGCCGTGGACCGCAACAACCCGCGGGTGGCCGATCTGTACGACTACCTGCACCCGGCGGTGCTGCAAGCCCTGCAGAACGTGGTGCGTGACGCCCATGCCGAAGGCAAGCAAGTGAGCATCTGCGGCGAGATGGCCGGTGACCCGGCGGCGGCGGTGCTGTTGATGGCGATGGGCTTTGACAGCCTGTCGATGAACGCCACCAACTTGCCGAAGGTGAAATGGATGCTGCGCCAGATCAATCTGAGCCGGGCCAAGGAACTGCTGGCGGAGTTGATGACCATCGACAACCCGCAAGTTATCCACAGCTCGCTGCAATTGGCGCTGAAGAACCTTGGGTTGGCGCGGATGATCAATCCGGCGTCTGCAAAAAGCCTCTAA